Proteins from a genomic interval of Cottoperca gobio chromosome 8, fCotGob3.1, whole genome shotgun sequence:
- the LOC115012435 gene encoding zinc finger protein 239-like isoform X1 gives MPEIKEEQEELWDDSQTQEMAFPSPTIVKSEQDQLEAQVSCEMQPVSSDCSSAQSETHDSDEEWVNSNRKHTMKQKEKILQGQSGSVNEEDQAALPHDKSSAKSEKGRSFCHFCGKGFQYIGSLMKHIKTHENNFDCTVCGMTCQSTQDLIAHVKGRHNKTYFCDVCGKTFANIRCLRLHERIHTGIKEFVCQECGKTFYRREHLIVHVRTHSGEKPYHCDICGKAFSQSQNLTIHKRSHSGEKPYQCGLCGKLFNTSSHLKTHMRYHSGEKPYPCDICGKRFRQSGQMTRHRTTHTGERPYGCHVCGLRYRFAPNLKVHLQTHEKAAAE, from the coding sequence TaaaagaagagcaggaggaactTTGGGATGACAGTCAAACACAGGAGATGGCTTTTCCTTCTCCGACAATTGTGAAAAGCGAGCAAGATCAGCTGGAGGCACAAGTATCATGTGAAATGCAGCCAGTTTCTTCAGACTGCTCTTCAGCTCAGAGTGAGACCCATGACAGTGATGAGGAGTGGGTGAACagcaacagaaaacacacaatgaaacagaaagaaaagatattGCAAGGACAAAGTGGCAGCGTTAATGAGGAGGACCAAGCAGCTTTGCCCCATGACAAAAGTTCTGCTAAAAGTGAAAAGGGACgcagtttttgtcatttttgtggCAAGGGATTCCAGTACATTGGCTCTTTGATGAAGCACATCAAAACACATGAGAACAATTTTGATTGCACTGTTTGTGGGATGACATGCCAGTCTACACAGGACCTAATAGCTCATGTCAAAGGTCGTCACAACAAAACCTATTTTTGTGATGTTTGTGGTAAGACTTTTGCCAATATCCGTTGTCTCCGATTGCATGAAAGAATACACACAGGCATAAAAGAGTTTGTGTGTCAAGAATGTGGCAAGACCTTTTACCGAAGAGAGCATTTGATTGTGCATGTGAGGACCCATTCTGGGGAGAAACCGTATCACTGTGATATTTGTGGAAAAGCATTCAGTCAGAGCCAGAACCTTACAATTCATAAAAGAAGTCATTCAGGAGAGAAACCGTATCAATGCGGCCTGTGTGGCAAACTTTTTAACACGAGCAGTCATCTTAAAACGCACATGAGATACCATTCAGGTGAAAAACCCTACCCATGTGATATTTGCGGTAAACGTTTTCGCCAAAGTGGACAGATGACTAGACATAGGACCACACATACAGGAGAGAGGCCATATGGCTGCCATGTTTGTGGCTTGAGATACAGGTTTGCACCTAATCTGAAAGTTCACCTGCAAACTCATGAAAAGGCAGCCGCTGAGTGA
- the LOC115012440 gene encoding uncharacterized protein LOC115012440 produces the protein MRKVIELLNSSQLFFPPLLCTEDATMFQLMSFVHHRLYTAAEDILVEVEKTITLALNKAEPNYQRQKLDFLRQISAPEPPLTGEEVLQETSTHPSIREESNLSTADVPVRSQPGADTDHDWNYCLALTNFKMSKIKEEDEEIGDDSQIQEVIFHFPEDVKSEPETQVSYELQPISSDFSAAQSDGNGSNEEWEQSKGVRTKKKRRKAKILQRHNENGSQSQKEHRVCPICEKDFQYIRPFMKHIRKHTMTRPNVQDSHVHNIGSKHAQITFNSFNNLVNI, from the exons ATGAGAAAAGTTATAGAGCTTCTCAACTCTAGCCAGCTGTTCTTTCCACCACTTCTGTGCACCGAGGACGCCACAATGTTTCAGCTGATGTCGTTTGTTCATCATCGGCTGTACACAGCTGCAGAGGACATCCTGGTAGAGGTGGAGAAAACCATAACGTTAGCTTTGAACAAAGCAGAGCCCAACTATCAGCGTCAGAAACTGGACTTTCTGCGTCAGATATCAG CGCCAGAACCTCCACTGACTGGAGAGGAAGTGCTGCAGGAGACCTCAACCCATCCCTCGATACGAGAAGAGTCCAACCTGAGCACAGCTGATGTCCCAGTCCGCTCTCAACCGGGTGCAGATACAGACCATGATTGGAACTACTGCTTAGCTCTGACAAACTTTAAGATGTCCAAAAtaaaagaggaggatgaagaaatTGGGGATGACAGTCAAATACAGGaggttatttttcattttcctgAAGATGTGAAAAGTGAGCCGGAGACACAAGTGTCTTATGAATTACAGCCAATTTCTTCAGACTTCTCTGCAGCTCAGAGTGACGGCAATGGCAGTAATGAAGAGTGGGAGCAGAGCAAAGGAGTACggacaaagaagaagagaagaaaagcaaagattTTGCAAAGACACAATGAAAATGGCAGTCAAAGTCAAAAGGAGCACAGAGTTTGTCCTATATGTGAAAAGGATTTCCAGTACATCCGTCCCTTCATGAAGCACATTAGAAAACACACGATGACAA GGCCAAATGTTCAAGATAGTCATGTTCACAATATCGGATCCAAACATGCACAGATCACATTCAATAGTTTCAACAATCTAGTGAATATCTAA